DNA from Methanococcus voltae:
GTACTTTTAACGCATTGTTTGAAAACGCACGGAGTCCGCTCTGGCTGTCTGTTATGAAATATCCGCCAAGTAAAAAAGTGATAAAACTAAGACCTAAATTACCAACTTTTTTTGTGAAAGGCATATTTTTAAATTCTTTAGGGTCTTTTATTCTGCTACCTACGACGTAATCTTTTGAACCATTTATTATAGGGATTATTACCTTTTCAATGTCTTCAGGTGCGTGCTGACCATCTGCATCAAATGTAATTGCCACATCTGCACCTAACTCGTAAGCTTTTTTTAAGCCGGTAATTGTAGCACCGCCGACACCTTTATTTTTATCGTGTTTTAGAGCTATTACATTGAAATTACCATTATTATTTTTATTATCGTTTATATTACTTTCTTTTTCCAATTCCTGCATACATTCGTAGGTTTTATCCCTACTGCCATCATCTACAATTATTATATTTTTATACTTATAATCTTGTAAATTTTTTACAACCTTTTTAATCATTTTTTCTTCATTATACGCAGGAATTATTAAATATATTAATTTATCATCCATAATTTAACCTTTTAATTTCCTATATCTATCTTATATTTCCAATTTATATATTAATTTATAGGATATGAATCTAAAAACAATAAAAAATTATAAAAAATTATAAAATAAAA
Protein-coding regions in this window:
- a CDS encoding glycosyltransferase family 2 protein, which codes for MDDKLIYLIIPAYNEEKMIKKVVKNLQDYKYKNIIIVDDGSRDKTYECMQELEKESNINDNKNNNGNFNVIALKHDKNKGVGGATITGLKKAYELGADVAITFDADGQHAPEDIEKVIIPIINGSKDYVVGSRIKDPKEFKNMPFTKKVGNLGLSFITFLLGGYFITDSQSGLRAFSNNALKVLSEQLKANRYETCSEALIIAKKNKLNIGEVPIQTIYTEYSMARGTNVMVGFKIFYRLLMLKFGKVLD